A stretch of DNA from Bremerella alba:
AGTCGAAATCCTCGAGGTTCTCTGGATTCCCAAAATAGACTTGCGAGACGTGCCGGGACGTACCGTCGAACCGTTCGTAATTCCGTTCGAAGTAGCGTCGCAGATTCGCTTCGGTCAGATAGCTTTTCAAGTAGCGTGTCCAGGCGATTTTCCAGGCCAGATTGCGACGAAGCATGGCCTGATCGACCTTGCCAGAAGCGAGGAACTCGTCGAGTGACTGACCACGTGCGGCAAGCGACTGCTTGACCTCAGCGAGGGCCAAATTAATATCTTGCTCGGAAGCGCGGAAATCGGTCGTTTGTAGATAGGAAAGGATAACCTGGCGGCGTACCAGTTGCGACATTACCGTCGAGCGATAGACGTGCAGCGCGGTATCCGGCATTTCGTCGAACACATTCAACCGCTCTAAATAACGTTCGATTTCGACATCGTAGATCGGTACGTCGTTGACGCTGGCTACTACCATCGCCCCGGTGGAAGGATGAATGAGCGTCTCTTCTGGCAGATAGGGCCCGATCGACGACTCAAGATCGCCCGACAAGCTCCATTGGTTCGCAACTTCTGGCAAGACAATCAAGCAGATCATCACTAAAAGGAACGTTGGCGATCCGATCCAAGGTTTTGACGACATGGCTTGTTCTCAATTCTTTCGGATTCTGGTACCACGTGTCGGGAAGCCCCGCCAACTTGGCTTCCCGTTGAAATTACGGCAGTGGAATATCGGTCAACTCAAAGGATACCGGCAACGAAATAATCGACGCCGGAGACCGATACACAAATTGGAAATCGCCTACTTCTCGTTCTAATACAAACTTGTACGACATCCCCACGGTATCGACGTCGCGGTAGGTTTCTTCAAACCCGGCGATATCGATACGTTCCCCGTCGGGGCCCTGCAAATATGCTTCGTTGTTGTAGACCCAACCGCGATGCGATTCGAGCGCGCCCTGCTCGTTCAACAATCGCAGCAGGATACTTGCCTCCCAAACGTCGCCATTACGTCGAAACGATTCCAGGACAACCTCGATCGTTCCTCTTGAGTCCTTCACATTCCGTGCGGTCTCTAGCTTATCGAACATGAACGTTTCGACCCGACCCGGCATCAAGGCCACCATCTGTCCGCTAAGGGTCGAAATCTTCTGCGATCCTCGTTCGACACCTCCGAGGGGAAGCTGAATATCCACGGCCGAAACGCCTTGCAGCACTTCCGTATCGAGCGAACCGGTCTGGTCTCCGGAGGTCAGGCTCTTGCCTTGCTCGTCTTCGATCTTCAATTGATCTAGCGGTAACTTAATGACAATCGGCTCGACGCGAGGTTCCCAGGCAACCTGCAAATTCAAAAACGTCCCACGCTGCGAGCGATCTGAAAGATTCAGAAACGACTCGACGCGGGTTGGTTCAAAGCGAAAGATCTCGCTCGTTCGCACCAAGGGGTTCGGCTCGCCAGAGGACGACTGCCGCGTGACAAAGGCCAGCACATTGGGCTGCCCTGCGTAGTGATAGGCCTCGAGGTTTGTTTTGGCGAACAGCTCTTCAACCGCCTGCCAGAAGGGAACTTCCTTCCAGTCGACGCTGACTATGGTGGTTTCCGCGCGCTGCCCAAAGTTGGAACGATAATCGACTAGCTTGTTCTCGGTCTGCTCCTGAATCGCCCCCAAGATATCGGCCAGCGGCTTATCCTCGACGGCGAGCGTGATGTGAGATGCCTTAGCGGCGCTATCAGCACGGGCCTTTTCCAAAATGGTTCGAATCCGCTGGAGCCGGGCCTTGGCCTCGGCCGGCGTGCTTGGCTTGACCTGCGGAAGATACTCGATCGCTTGATGACCAAGCTCGATAATCTTCCGTTCAGCGCGATCGCGATCCTCTAGCGTGTCAGAGTCTAGCCGACGTGCCCAAGCTTTGACTTGGTCCGACAAACTAGGCTCTGCATCTTGAGAATGAAGCGGTAGCGCGAGCGCAAGCACAAGGCCCACCCACATGATGGTTCGAAGCGCGTCCATGAATAGAGTTAGGAATTTCTTCCAGAAAAGGGTCCATTTGAGATGAGGTGAGCAATCATTCTAGGGATTGTGGCGACAAGTTTCCAGCGAATTCCCTGAAACTTTCCCCCTCATTTGTAGGGGTTTTTAGTCGCGCGTAACCTACGCTTGTAAGGTATTTACTATTCCCCTGACATAAACACCGGGATTGGACATGAAGTTCCTAAAGATTGCTCTGCTGAGCGCAACTTTATCCTGCCTGACATTCGGACCGTTTTTTCTGGCCGAAACTGCTGCCCAGCAAACGACTTACCCGGTAATGATCCAGCTTGATCTGAAAGACGAAACCATTCAAGCCACCCCGGTGCTCGCGACCGAACAAAGGGTCATCATGCTCGGCCGTGATGGTCGCATGTGGGATTTTGCTCCCCAGAGTGCTTCCAACTTCGTGCAGCTAGCAACCTCTTTTCGTCCTTTGCCGCAATTCGAGATGCGCGGCGATCTGTTGGCCGAGTTCGGCAACGGATACGACGTCACCGGAACAGGCAACTACCTGGTCGT
This window harbors:
- a CDS encoding peptidylprolyl isomerase, with product MSSKPWIGSPTFLLVMICLIVLPEVANQWSLSGDLESSIGPYLPEETLIHPSTGAMVVASVNDVPIYDVEIERYLERLNVFDEMPDTALHVYRSTVMSQLVRRQVILSYLQTTDFRASEQDINLALAEVKQSLAARGQSLDEFLASGKVDQAMLRRNLAWKIAWTRYLKSYLTEANLRRYFERNYERFDGTSRHVSQVYFGNPENLEDFDWDVAFREAVFLRDRIQQGEISFEDAVKKHSQAPSAADGGDMGWIKHHGPLDPRIHEAAFARPVGELVGPIQTKFGIHLMKVHQEKRGETNWKDMIDDIRTAAAAYLFAHVADRHISDSNVYYFGEEEGSEIDPSYVRRFSDEFIAP